One Gammaproteobacteria bacterium genomic window carries:
- a CDS encoding bifunctional sulfate adenylyltransferase/adenylylsulfate kinase → MTNRKLHPPDDGRTALLHEALHLPLWQLSPRQQCDIELLMNGAFAPLDGFLGKADYQQVLSDMRLADGNLWPIPVTLDVTPQFAEPLSPGDRITLRDEENFALAVMTVKDIWKPDLRRESEAVYGTLNESHPGAHYLLHSSHSIYLGGRLEKISLPHHVDYPRHRHTPAQLKQLFRDKGWSRIVAFQTRNPMHRAHIELTLKAMRDADAGLLIHPVVGITQINDIDYHTRVHCYRAVMDEYPPDSAVMSLLPLAMRMAGPREALWHGLIRKNHGCTHFIIGRDHAGPRKGSRGESFYQPFEAQELFVRHAGEIGIEPVAFGEIAYDPGKREYTFADAAGASSGKLLSISGTKMREMLAGGEELPEWFTPPKVAKVLRRTYPPLKERGFTVFFTGLSGAGKTTLAKMLVTKLLEQGERQVTLLDGDIVRTNLSSELGFSKEHRSINVRRIGFVASEITKNGGIAICAPIAPYEADRRANRRLISRYGIYIEVYVSTPLKVCEERDVKGFYRSARQNLTKSFTGISDPYETPTNPEIAVDTSEETPEELVNRIYQKIRETGCL, encoded by the coding sequence ATGACAAACCGCAAACTTCACCCGCCGGACGACGGGCGGACGGCGCTGCTGCACGAGGCGCTGCACCTGCCGCTGTGGCAACTGAGCCCGCGCCAGCAGTGCGACATTGAACTGCTGATGAACGGCGCGTTCGCGCCGCTCGACGGCTTTCTCGGCAAGGCCGACTACCAACAGGTGCTCTCCGACATGCGCCTGGCCGACGGCAATCTGTGGCCGATTCCGGTGACGCTGGATGTCACGCCGCAATTCGCCGAGCCGCTGTCGCCGGGCGACCGGATTACATTGCGCGACGAGGAGAATTTCGCGCTGGCGGTGATGACCGTCAAGGACATCTGGAAACCGGACCTGCGCCGGGAATCCGAGGCGGTTTACGGCACCCTCAACGAATCCCACCCCGGCGCGCATTACCTGCTGCATTCAAGCCACTCCATCTACCTCGGCGGACGGCTTGAAAAAATCAGCCTGCCCCACCATGTGGATTACCCGCGGCACCGGCACACGCCGGCGCAACTGAAGCAATTGTTCCGCGACAAGGGCTGGAGCCGGATTGTCGCGTTCCAGACCCGCAACCCGATGCACCGCGCGCACATTGAACTGACCCTGAAGGCGATGCGCGACGCCGACGCCGGGCTGCTGATACACCCGGTGGTCGGCATCACGCAAATCAACGACATTGACTACCACACCCGCGTGCACTGCTACCGCGCGGTGATGGATGAATACCCCCCGGACAGCGCCGTGATGTCGCTGCTGCCGCTGGCGATGCGCATGGCCGGCCCGCGCGAGGCGCTGTGGCACGGGCTGATTCGCAAGAACCACGGCTGCACCCACTTCATCATTGGCCGCGACCACGCCGGCCCGAGGAAAGGCAGCCGCGGCGAGTCGTTCTACCAACCGTTCGAGGCGCAGGAATTGTTCGTCCGCCACGCCGGCGAAATCGGCATCGAGCCGGTCGCCTTCGGAGAGATCGCCTACGACCCCGGCAAGCGCGAATACACCTTCGCCGACGCCGCCGGCGCCTCTTCCGGCAAACTGCTATCCATCTCCGGCACCAAAATGCGCGAGATGCTCGCGGGCGGCGAGGAACTGCCCGAATGGTTCACGCCGCCGAAGGTCGCCAAGGTGCTGCGCCGCACCTACCCGCCGCTGAAGGAAAGGGGGTTCACGGTGTTCTTCACCGGCCTCTCCGGCGCCGGCAAGACGACGCTCGCGAAAATGCTGGTGACCAAACTGCTGGAACAGGGCGAGCGGCAGGTGACGCTGCTCGACGGCGACATCGTACGCACCAACCTGTCGAGCGAACTCGGCTTCTCGAAGGAACACCGCTCAATCAATGTGCGGCGCATCGGCTTTGTCGCAAGCGAAATCACCAAGAACGGCGGCATCGCCATCTGCGCGCCCATCGCGCCCTACGAGGCCGACCGCCGCGCCAACCGCCGGCTGATCTCGCGCTACGGCATCTACATCGAGGTCTATGTCAGCACGCCGCTGAAGGTCTGCGAGGAACGCGATGTCAAGGGCTTTTACCGGAGCGCCCGGCAGAACCTGACGAAGTCCTTCACCGGCATCAGCGACCCCTACGAGACGCCGACCAACCCCGAAATCGCCGTGGACACCAGCGAAGAGACGCCGGAGGAACTGGTGAACCGGATTTACCAGAAAATCAGGGAAACAGGATGCCTTTGA
- a CDS encoding aspartate aminotransferase family protein, translated as MDASDASAGCLIQNYTRLPVTFTHGEGAWLWDDKGRRHLDAIAGIAVCSLGHAHPAVTTALCEQARRVTHTSNLYRIAAQEKLAGELARISGLETAFFCNSGAEANEAAIKIARLAARADGNSHPVIAVARGAFHGRTLGAWSATDPLGEHPGTPPPLAPGFVQTPFGDIAALEKTADETPQLCAVMLEPIQGENGVRIPADGTLRAVRELCDRRGLLLILDEVQTGLCRTGAWYCFRHEGAAPDLLTTAKALGNGVPVGACLGRRETTRHLAAGAHGSTFGGNPLACAAALAVIKTMEQEKLHEQAAHTGDYLLGELRRALAGVPSVGDIRGRGLLIGIELDRPCQALAQAALEHELLINVTAGRVIRLAPPLIMERAQADLLVERLTAVIANFGDGA; from the coding sequence ATGGACGCTTCGGACGCTTCCGCGGGTTGCCTGATACAGAACTACACGCGCCTGCCGGTCACCTTCACGCACGGCGAAGGCGCGTGGCTGTGGGATGACAAGGGCCGGCGCCACCTCGACGCCATCGCCGGCATCGCCGTTTGCAGCCTCGGCCACGCGCACCCGGCGGTGACCACGGCGCTGTGCGAACAGGCGCGGCGCGTCACGCACACCTCCAATCTCTACCGGATTGCGGCGCAGGAAAAACTCGCCGGCGAACTGGCGCGCATCAGCGGCCTTGAAACGGCGTTTTTCTGCAACTCCGGCGCCGAGGCCAACGAGGCCGCCATCAAGATTGCGCGTCTTGCCGCGCGCGCCGACGGCAACAGCCACCCGGTTATCGCGGTCGCGCGCGGCGCGTTCCACGGGCGCACACTGGGCGCCTGGAGCGCGACCGACCCGCTCGGCGAGCACCCCGGCACGCCGCCGCCGCTCGCGCCCGGCTTTGTCCAGACGCCGTTCGGCGACATCGCCGCGCTGGAAAAGACCGCCGACGAAACGCCGCAACTGTGCGCGGTGATGCTGGAGCCGATTCAGGGCGAAAACGGCGTTCGCATTCCCGCCGACGGCACGCTGCGCGCGGTGCGCGAATTGTGCGACCGGCGCGGCCTGCTGCTGATACTGGACGAGGTGCAGACCGGGCTGTGCCGAACCGGCGCCTGGTATTGCTTCCGGCACGAGGGCGCCGCGCCCGACCTGCTGACAACGGCCAAGGCGCTCGGCAACGGCGTGCCCGTCGGCGCCTGCCTGGGCCGCCGCGAGACAACGCGGCATCTGGCCGCCGGCGCCCACGGCTCGACCTTCGGCGGCAACCCGCTGGCGTGCGCCGCGGCGCTCGCGGTCATCAAGACAATGGAACAGGAAAAACTGCATGAACAGGCCGCGCACACCGGCGACTACCTGCTGGGCGAACTGCGGCGCGCGCTGGCCGGCGTCCCTTCGGTTGGCGACATTCGCGGGCGCGGCCTGCTGATTGGCATTGAACTCGACCGCCCCTGCCAGGCGCTCGCGCAGGCCGCGCTGGAGCATGAACTCCTGATTAATGTCACCGCCGGGCGCGTCATCCGGCTGGCGCCGCCGCTGATAATGGAGCGGGCGCAGGCCGACCTGCTGGTCGAGCGCCTGACGGCGGTGATTGCCAACTTCGGAGACGGCGCATGA
- the argF gene encoding ornithine carbamoyltransferase, giving the protein MSARHFLTLNDFSAAELAALIRRAADMKRGAAPRPLTNKTLAMIFEKSSTRTRVSFEAAMTQLGGSAIFLSSRDTQLGRGEPVEDSARVLSRMVDAVMIRTFDHERAAAFAACSEVPVINGLTDRFHPCQLLADMLTYAEKRGAIAGRLVAWVGDGNNVCHSWINASGLFDFRLNIACPPGYEPERAVLDAAGDRARLVRSPREAVAGADLVVTDVWSSMGQEEEREQRLQSFGDYRVDEALMERAAGDALFMHCLPAHRGEEVSADVLDGPHSVVWDEAGNRLHAQKALLEMLVGGA; this is encoded by the coding sequence ATGAGCGCGCGGCATTTTCTGACGCTGAACGATTTCAGCGCCGCCGAACTGGCCGCGCTGATTCGGCGCGCCGCCGACATGAAGCGCGGCGCCGCGCCGCGCCCGCTGACGAACAAGACGCTGGCGATGATCTTCGAGAAGTCCTCGACGCGCACCCGCGTCTCGTTCGAGGCGGCGATGACGCAACTCGGCGGCAGCGCCATTTTCCTGTCCAGCCGCGACACCCAGCTCGGGCGCGGCGAACCCGTCGAGGACAGCGCCCGCGTGCTGTCGCGGATGGTGGACGCGGTGATGATCCGCACCTTCGACCACGAACGCGCCGCCGCCTTCGCCGCCTGCTCGGAGGTGCCGGTCATCAACGGCCTGACCGACCGCTTCCACCCCTGCCAGTTGCTGGCCGACATGCTGACCTACGCCGAGAAACGCGGCGCCATCGCCGGGCGCCTCGTCGCGTGGGTTGGGGACGGCAACAATGTATGCCATTCCTGGATCAACGCATCCGGACTGTTCGACTTCCGCCTGAACATCGCCTGCCCGCCCGGCTACGAACCGGAGCGCGCCGTGCTCGACGCCGCCGGCGACCGGGCGCGGCTGGTTCGCAGTCCGCGCGAGGCGGTCGCCGGCGCCGACCTTGTCGTCACCGATGTCTGGAGCAGCATGGGGCAGGAGGAGGAGCGCGAACAGCGCCTGCAAAGTTTCGGCGATTACCGGGTGGACGAGGCGCTGATGGAGCGCGCCGCCGGCGACGCGCTGTTCATGCACTGCCTGCCGGCGCACCGCGGCGAGGAAGTGTCCGCCGACGTGCTCGACGGGCCGCACAGCGTTGTCTGGGACGAGGCCGGCAACCGGCTGCACGCGCAAAAGGCGCTGCTGGAAATGCTGGTCGGCGGCGCCTGA